One Helianthus annuus cultivar XRQ/B chromosome 7, HanXRQr2.0-SUNRISE, whole genome shotgun sequence genomic region harbors:
- the LOC110866390 gene encoding uncharacterized protein LOC110866390, with translation MGVTLDDTLNNMRDGVYTFRAHKGIYHRIDQLVPRDGTPRYLQLYFYDPDTELDHILRWPNLDRRITQILTRVLSTNPYVDTFRRLAELGPLDNYRVTLNTSVELDQRVYNRPTTSEVAGIWVEGNDNITSYKRSIVVYGRSEYRQTIQPYFSCYDPLSYPLFFPNGESGWHANIPRQGVSINEVRNNDNIEGEMEEANTRSGRTTVAMREYYCYKFQIRSTDNVLLFGGRLLQQFVVDVYIKIETSRLEFCERNQEKIRAELYQGIVDCVNTGEVHANRVGKRIVLPSSFIGGPRDMRRRFLDAMTLVQDDGKPDVFLTMTCNPKWPEICDNLHVGQTATDRPDLVSRVFRAKLEDLKDQLFKKHVLGEVKSYVYVIEFQKRGLPHAHFLLIMYPQHKINNADHYDKVVCAEIPNKLTHPRLHEMVVKHMIHGPCGNLRSSSPCMQGDPKICRFHYPRQFNEQTTQGEDSYPLYRRRDTGIEVDLRGQTLDNRWVVPYNPRLLMMFNCHMNVEVCSSIKSVKYLFKYVYKGHDKQVIQVDQSEPGVVINEIKRFQDARYISPPEAMWRIFSFSLSQIFPAVLALQLHLPNNQMVRFRDDDLMPNIVDRERDKRTMLTAFFDQNRNDETARVHLYKDFPKHYTWNGSTRRWSRRFGKKQRGRIVSANPAEGERYYLRLLLSNVRGPTSFEHLCTVNGQRCATFRKAALELGLIEDDEYLSQCLEEASTFQFPNALRRLFATIMIFCQPGDIRKLWKDHFDSLSEDHRLHCQSIERVQNMVLTEISVLVQSMGKNFNEFDLPKITDDVNLQDAGYRELQEEYGIVLEPEHLSAKHSLNPDQKNVFDEIMMHVDNDLPGVFFIDGPGGTGKTFLYIALLAEIRSRGLIALATASSGAAANNMPGGRTAHSRFKIPLNLENNSMCNIKKQSGAAKLIRSAKIIIWDEASMAKRQAIEAVDRTFQDIIGVSLPFGGKIMVMGGDFRQVLPVIKRGTRAQIVDSSVRMSPLWSLTKKMRLTINMRALKDPWFSKFLLRVGDGTEEPIEGNYIRIPDDMTIQCNNRENAIKELIHAIFPSIEDNVYSSDYIISRAILSTKNDSVDEINNQMIEIFQGEEKVYYSFDEAEDDQRNFYPVEFLNSLNSVNMPEKEFFCQESL, from the exons CACAGAATCGACCAATTAGTTCCGAGGGATGGGACTCCTAGGTACTTGCAGTTGTATTTTTACGATCCTGATACTGAGTTAGATCACATACTCCGATGGCCAAATCTTGATCGGCGTATTACTCAGATTTTAACACGCGTTCTTTCTACAAACCCATATGTCGATACATTTAGAAGACTTGCGGAACTAGGACCTCTGGACAACTATAGAGTCACTTTGAATACTTCGGTTGAACTTGACCAAAGGGTGTACAACCGACCAACGACATCGGag GTTGCTGGTATTTGGGTTGAAGGTAATGACAATATCACTTCGTATAAACGAAGTATTGTAGTGTACGGTAGGTCTGAATATAGACAAACTATTCAGCCGTACTTCAGTTGTTACGATCCATTGTCGTATCCTTTATTTTTTCCTAATGGTGAGTCGGGTTGGCATGCTAACATACCACGTCAAGGAGTATCAATCAATGAGGTTCGCAACAATGACAACATCGAAGGAGAAATGGAAG AGGCTAACACACGAAGTGGTAGAACAACCGTGGCTATGCGAGAGTACTACTGTTACAAGTTCCAGATTCGATCTACCGATAATGTGCTTTTGTTCGGTGGTAGGCTGCTACAGCAGTTTGTGGTTGATGTTTATATCAAAATTGAGACGTCACGCTTAGAATTTTGTGAGAGAAACCAGGAAAAAATTCGAGCCGAATTGTACCAAGGTATTGTGGATTGCGTCAATACTGGCGAGGTTCATGCAAACAGAGTCGGGAAAAGAATTGTGTTGCCTTCATCTTTCATCGGGGGGCCTCGCGACATGCGACGTCGGTTTCTAGATGCGATGACGTTAGTTCAAGACGACGGCAAGCCTGATGTATTCCTTACAATGACATGTAATCCTAAGTGGCCTGAGATATGTGATAACTTACATGTTGGTCAAACTGCTACAGATCGTCCAGACCTTGTTTCAAGAGTGTTCCGGGCTAAATTAGAAGATCTTAAGGATCAACTCTTCAAGAAACATGTCCTCGGGGAAGTTAAGTCATACGTCTATGTCATTGAATTTCAAAAGCGGGGTTTGCCGCACGCACATTTTCTCCTAATCATGTACCCGCAACACAAGATCAATAACGCGGACCATTATGATAAGGTTGTGTGTGCTGAAATTCCTAACAAACTAACACATCCCAGATTGCATGAGATGGTTGTCAAGCACATGATTCACGGTCCTTGCGGCAATTTACGATCAAGCAGTCCTTGTATGCAGGGTGATCCTAAAATTTGTCGTTTTCACTATCCTAGACAATTTAACGAACAGACGACACAAGGAGAAGATTCGTATCCGTTGTATCGAAGGAGAGACACCGGGATAGAAGTGGACCTACGAGGACAAACACTTGATAATAGATGGGTGGTCCCATATAATCCAAGGCTTTTGATGATGTTTAACTGCCACATGAATGTTGAAGTTTGCTCAAGTATAAAATCTGTGAAATATCTTTTCAAATATGTTTATAAAGGACATGACAAACAGGTTATTCAAGTCGATCAAAGTGAGCCAGGGGTTGTTATTAATGAGATAAAAAGATTTCAAGATGCACGCTACATATCGCCCCCAGAGGCTATGTGGCGAATTTTTTCCTTCTctctttctcaaatctttcctGCTGTTCTAGCCTTACAACTTCATCTCCCAAATAATCAGATGGTTAGATTTAGAGATGATGACTTGATGCCTAATATTGTTGATAGGGAAAGGGATAAGAGAACCATGCTAACAGCATTTTTTGATCAGAATAGAAACGATGAAACAGCAAGGGTACATttgtataaagattttccaaaacACTATACTTGGAATGGAAGCACACGCCGTTGGAGTCGTCGTTTCGGTAAAAAACAAAGAGGTCGTATCGTTTCCGCTAATCCAGCCGAAGGAGAAAGGTACTACTTACGCCTACTTTTGTCAAATGTCAGAGGGCCTACTTCTTTCGAACATCTTTGCACAGTTAATGGTCAACGGTGTGCGACATTTCGGAAAGCAGCTCTTGAGTTAGGCTTAATAGAAGACGATGAATATCTATCACAATGTCTCGAAGAAGCCTCTACGTTTCAGTTTCCCAATGCTCTTAGAAGGTTATTTGCGACCATAATGATTTTTTGCCAACCTGGAGATATTCGAAAGTTATGGAAAGACCACTTTGATTCACTATCTGAAGATCATCGGTTACACTGTCAAAGTATAGAACGAGTTCAAAATATGGTTCTTACCGAAATAAGTGTCTTGGTACAATCCATGGGTAAAAATTTCAATGAATTcgaccttcctaagataactGACGATGTTAACTTACAAGATGCAGGTTATCGTGAGTTACAAGAAGAGTATGGGATTGTTTTGGAACCTGAACACTTGAGTGCCAAACATTCACTTAATCCGGAccaaaaaaatgtgtttgatgAGATCATGATGCATGTTGATAATGATCTTCCAGGCGTGTTCTTTATTGATGGTCCAGGTGGAACTGGAAAAACATTTTTGTACATTGCCTTGCTTGCTGAAATTCGGTCACGTGGTCTTATTGCTCTCGCAACAGCTTCATCAGGTGCAGCGGCTAATAATATGCCAGGAGGTAGAACGGCTCACTCGAGATTCAAGATTCCTCTTAATCTTGAAAATAATTCAATGTGCAATATTAAAAAACAGAGTGGGGCCGCTAAACTGATTCGCTCTGCCAAAATAATCATATGGGATGAAGCGTCGATGGCTAAACGACAAGCGATAGAGGCAGTCGATCGTACATTCCAAGACATTATAGGTGTTAGTCTCCCATTTGGTGGAAAGATAATGGTTATGGGAGGTGACTTCAGACAGGTGTTGCCGGTTATCAAACGTGGCACTCGAGCACAGATTGTAGACTCCAGCGTACGAATGTCACCTCTTTGGTCTTTGACTAAGAAGATGCGGTTGACCATAAATATGAGAGCGCTGAAAGATCCATGGTTTTCTAAATTTCTTTTAAGAGTCGGCGATGGAACTGAAGAACCAATCGAAGGAAACTATATCCGCATACCCGATGACATGACAATTCAGTGCAACAACAGAGAAAACGCTATAAAAGAATTGATCCATGCCATCTTTCCATCAATTGAAGATAATGTATATTCTTCAGATTATATAATCTCTAGAGCAATATTGTCCACTAAAAATGATAGTGTTGACGAGATTAATAATCAAATGATTGaaatttttcaaggggaggaaaAAGTTTATTACAGTTTTGATGAAGCTGAAGACGATCAGCGCAACTTCTATCCGGTCGAGTTCTTAAATTCGCTAAAT TCGGTCAACATGCCAGAAAAAGAGTTTTTTTGCCAAGAATCCCTCTAA